AAATCGTTACAGCAACATGTTGATGAGTTTTTGGAAAAAGTGAGAGAAAGGGAGGGAAAGATCCAATCAAAAATCGAGGAACTGGAATCTCAATTGGAGTCTCTTATGGATAAAGTAAACGAGCAGACTTCAGCAATGATTGAATTGGAAATTGCGGGTGATGATAGGGGGGCTGAAAAGATTCTAAAAAGTAATCGGCAGATGCAATTACAAATTGAAGAAATCAAGTATCGTATTCAAGAATATCAGGCCCAGTTTGCAAAAACTCAACAATATGAGAAGAGCTTGGAAAAAGTGAAGGCTGCTGCAATTCAAGCTAAAAAGGAGCGGTCTGAGAAAATGACCATGTACAAGAAACAAGAAGAGGAATTGGAACAGCAAATGGAGGAACTAAAGAAAACAAAAGAACAAGTCATTTTGGATTGGCGGGTAGCTCATCACAGCGATATTGAAGGAGGTTTGATTAACCTTGCGCCTTATATTGACAGGAGGGCAAGAAAAATATCATATCCTGAAAATAAGGAATTTATACGTAGCTGGCTAGATGGCGAGTCTATAGAAAAGTACTTCAGTAAACCGATGGAAAAGCAATAAACAGGGCCTAACATAACAATGAGCAACACCGAATCGACAATGAGATATGGGAGTGAAAAAATATGAACAGATGGATAGAAAATCAAAAGAGAGTCAAAGAGTTGGAAAGGCTTGGAGTTCCACTGAACCACATTGTCAAAGCTGCTATTAAAGAATTAAGAAATGCTGAATATATTGACGTAGATCGTGTTAGATGTGAGTACCACCTTACTGAAGGGGATGCACTTGCTGCAGAGATAGTAGCTTCTCTCAAAAGAAAGTGAGTAACTAGGTTGGAAACATGTTTACTGCCCCACACTTTTTGTTGGTAACAACAAGGTAAACAATTCTTATTTACAGGAGGCTTAATGGCCGGAATTCAATCAGAGGGCTAAAAGAATGGGTATTGTTTTTGACGCGGCATACTTTTCCCCCTCAATGTATGGCTACAAATGCCCGTGCTCGGCTTTTATGAATGGTTAGAAAAAAGTTTGAAACATAATTCAGCCGCCTACGGGCGGTTTTTTGTTGGAGACGTAGTCTAGGGACGAATTGCACCTTGCAACGAACTTCAATGGTCGCCAGTAAGCAGGATGATTGACCTCGCTTTAATAATTCTACAACAAGAGATTTGAAGGATTTTCCACTTTTTTGACGAAACAGGGAAGTAGTCAAAAGGGAGGTGATTTTAATGTCTCACGATGCTTCTTTAGAATTAGAAATGGCAGTTCGTAGAGCCTTTGGTCGGGATGCAGGTCGAGGTACGCTATTAGTTGCGAACGCTGATTACATCGATATGGGCTTTGGTTTCGCTGCTCTTACTGGGGCAATTGCTCCATTCTATGTATACGCATCACCGGAAGAACAGGCTGATATCAGTGAGTTTCTCCAGCGTTACACAGAACTTAATGGTGGTAGGTCTAAAGATCATGCTGATTTGATTAGACAAGCTGCGAAGGATCTGGATAAGCTGATTCAAAAACTCAAGAAATAATGACTAATCTACAAGGTTGTTTTCTTTTCTCAATAAGGCCATGATAAGATTGTACAGCCTCATGTATGCATCAAAATGGGAATGCGAGGTATAGCTATGAAAATTGAGTTAGAATTTTTAGATCTATCCAAAACTAGGTTGCACATTGAAGATATGCACTATACCACCGCAGTACCAATTCCGAACATCGGTGAAAAAGTCGTAGTAGAAGGGCATATTTACGTTGTGAAGCAACGAGATTTTTTGTATCTTAGTGGCGGAGATACTGTAGTATCCTTCTGGTGCGAAGACCCTAGAGATAAGAAATAGCGAAACGGCACCCACGCGGTGCTTTTTCTTTTTACTCCATTCCTGGTTGCTGCTGGACTGCCATTCGCGGCAGCTCATACCCCAACACTCCCGGGCAACCCGACCACAGCGGTTAAAGGCTTGGATCGTGGCATCTGCCTCATGCCGAAGTAAGGGAGGAAAAGATTTTGTGGTGCTGGAAACTATTTCTATTGTTTAATCGTATTAGAGAAAAAAGATTATATAAGGAGGGTTATTTTGATTACCTTAAATATGATGGTAGAAGGATTTTCTCCAGTAATTCAGTTTCTGGCTGTCTTGTTTTTGTGGGTAGTTCTTCCAGGAGCTTTCGTGTATAAGCTCTTGGACCGAATGAAGTATTCCTACCAAATTGGGGCATTCATCGGATTAACAGCTCTAATCAAAGTTGGACCATGGTCATAGGGCACCTTGATATAGGTGCTTTTTCTTTTGTCTAAAACAAGAGTATACGTTCGGGTTCTCGGTAAGTTCCCGCTCTATTTCCCGAGAAAAAGGGGTAACAGCCAAAACCTTGTTGTACCAAGGCTTTATCCTCTATCATTTTTCAGAGGGGTAACAGCAAAGTAACAGCAAACGGATATAAACAATAATGATAAGAATGATAATAATAAAAGATATACTCGCGACATGTCACTCGTATTTAGAGTGGTTATATAATTTAAAAGAGCAGATCGGAAATGCTGATGTTTCGAGAAAATAATGTTTTAGACTAGAAAATAAAGTACTAGACTCGCAGGTTCATTATGCTAACGGGCAGTTTAACGCAGCAACTTGGAAACTTTCTCCTAAGAATTGCGTATATAAATCAAGGCAGAAAGAGTGTGGAATGAAAAATGAAATATCTTTGTTCAGTTTTAGTGTTAGTTGGTGCAGTGGTACCAATTGGGTGAACACTGGGAGGTTAATGGGATGAGAATGCCGAGCGACAGTGAGCTGACGTTTCTATTCGAAGGAGACGAGCGACAGCTTCAACAATTTATTGAAAATCATCGTGAAACATTAGAGCGCCATCGATTTGTGCTGGCGGACGAGCTTGCGATCGAGAAGCAAATTCCGATTGTGTTCGCTTACGTATACAGCATCATCGTAGATTGGGGAGAATTTGACGAGGAGATCGTTCGATTGTTCGGTGAACGGCTTCCGGATGAATCGGTGGAGGTGACGACTACGGACAAAGGATTGGACGTTACCTACAATGGACAACTGCATTCGATTGAGCTCACGTTTTCTGGAAAAGATCGCTATATCACAATTCGCGGGTTCCAGGAATTGATCAGGGACAAATACGAAATTCGTCTGTTTGAAGCCTCGTATCTTTCCGATACCCACGAGTTTTTGATATTACCGAAGCGGCAGTGGGAGGAACTGGATGCCCGGTATCCGGCGCGGAAGAGGGAGATGTTCCGCGTCATCGATGGCGATCTGGACTTTCCGTAACCTCAGGACATTATACGAAGGTGTGGCGGGGGCTTCAGTACGGCGGGTACGATAGCTCAATAAACCTGCCAGTCTAACACTTTATATTCTTTGCACAGCTGAAGTGATTGGAGGTAGAGCTGATGGTTCAAGTAAATGATCCAGTAGAACCGTATTTGAGCGGAAAAGGTAGTCATATGAAAAGCGGACTGATCGGACGTATTGTGTCAGTTGAAGAGGATAGTTGGTTGGTACATCTCTTTGTAAAGGACAATATGACTGAGAAGTTCTGATAGATAAGCAAGAGTGGTATCCGACACAGGACGTTGTACATCGTCGAGAGTTCAAAGATGTATAGTGGGATCACAACGGAATATATAAACATGAAGCCGCTCAGTAGTAGTGGCTTTTTTATTTGTAAGAAAGGAGCCAAGGAGAGATGGTATCGAAGTTAAAGCACATGCTGATGTTATGCTGCATTGTGTTACTAATCTATGGATGCGGTACAAGTAGAGAGTTTCTAGTAGTGAAGTACAATGGGCAAGGCAAGGTCATCGCCAGCCGTGATGTCAAAGGTAATCAACCAGTTAAGGATGAGGATGGAGTCTCTTTCTTCATGATGCAAGATGGACAGCAGCTATTCATACAGGTCAGTGGCAATGTTGATGTGATTGAAGTAACTGGCGATGTACAAGCCGCTCTGGAGAGGTTGGGAATCAAAGATGGTTAACTTACCTTGGATGATAGTGAAAACGTCGTGAGCAGGCTTTGAACCCCTGTAGACCTATCGCAAATATTTTACGGGTCCTTCTGGAAGCCGGGAAGAGTGCGGGTGAAGCGAGCCCCGAAATCTCGCTAGATTTATTTTTGAAAAATTACTTTCGCTTTTGCTTAATCCGATCCAAGAGATGACATTTTCAAATTTTGGCTTCATCTGATGACCCGAAAATTGGTATCCCTACTATACGAGGTTAAAACGAAAGTGAGGTGATGAAAATGGCGAAACCAAAGGCGAAGACTGATCGGCTACAAGACAGGGAAATTTCTACGTCAGAATTGGCTGTTATAGTGGCCAAATCCCCGCAATGGATTCGCCAATTGACGAGGGAAATACGAATAAGTAGGAAAAAGTGACTCGAGTCAATTGCAGAGTCTATAAGTTGTTTCAAATTTATTTGCACGTACTGCTTTGTTCACATAATATATAAGAACAGATGTTCTTTCCAGTGACGTACAACGTTGTTTTAGATCTGAAATCGCGCCAAATCTCCAATAGATGAATACATACGTTCGATTATCTAAGGCAATCAGTGCTAAGTATCATATTTGATCCTACGGCTGCTTGAGATTTTAGGTGAGTGGTCGGCTATACTCAGATAAACATTTATCAAATAAGGAATTATATACTAGGAATTTCAAAATATCGACAGGATAACCCATTGTAGTGTCGAAACGATACTAGGTATAAAGCATTATGCTGTTTTTCACGTTTGTTATACGATGGGAGATGATTCCACTGAAGAGAATAGTGTTTATACCTGGAATTATGGGTTCTTCATTATTTGAAGGTAATATCGAGCGCTGGTTTAGAGTTAAAAATAAACACTTAGAGCGCTTGGTTATGGTAAAAGGTAAATCTAAAAATCCTATAACTCCTGGTTTGCCTATAGAATACGGTGTGAACATGGTTGGGACGTTGTTTAGCAAAAATATTATTTATGCTCCAATTATTGATATGTTGAAAAATTTAGAAGGAAGTACTGTTAGCGCACACTTATTTGGGTATGATTGGAGATTAAATCTCTGGGATGTATGTCCAGAGCTACATGATTTTATTTCCCTATTTGACCCAAATGACGAAATAATTATTATTGCTCATAGTATGGGGGGATTGTTAACGCACACTTATTGTCAATGGGCAAGTGGAAGAGGAGTACTTCCAAGAATCAAGCAGGTTATAACTCTTGGAACACCCTGGAAAGGGTCACCTGACGCGTTTTCTTGCTTGATGTATGGAATGGATGAAGGTTTCTTTTTCCCTGATAAGGAAGTGATAAGAGACATCGGAAGAACTTTCCCGTCCTTGTACCAATTGTTACCTTCAAGAGATTATTGCTTAAATGGTTCTTTTGTAAGTGTTGGTGGACGCGAATTAACATGGAAAGATTATATGGATTATATAAAAACTCTACAGGGATGCGATGTATTTGATTTTGATCTCATAAACTTAAATTTGCACAATTCTCTAAAGAAACCGTGGCCGATTGGTGTCGAACATCATAATATCATTGGATATAATCATGGTTCTGTAGGGACACTTACAATTATTGGGCCTGGAGAAGATCTTATGACTCCAACGGATGGAGATGGCACAGTTCCAATCCTTGCCGCTAAGCCATATAATGAAGATACTAGTAACATTGTCTATGCCCACGCCAGCCATCAGGGACTAACTCATCATAGAGCGGTTTTAGAATGGATTCAGAAGTTAATTGGAACAGGAAAAGCTTCTCATGTTGATGGTATATTAGGGCGATATACCCCTAGAGAGGATTGGGTGGTGCAAAGGATTGCGTGCCCAGTAGAAGTTTTTGTTGAGGGAGAGGAAGAAACATTAAATAGTTCTTCTCAAGAAATTACTCGACATACCATAGGAGAAGTAACATATTTAATTCACAATGATCCGCATCCTAAGGATATAAAGGTATTGGTCGAACCATTCGATACCGGAAGAACTGAAATTGAAACATTACAATTTATCCAAAGTAAAGTGGAGTTAGTAAATAAGTTTCCTTCTATCAAGGCTGATCCGACACAATCAACGTTAGTTGAGTTGACATTTAATGACAAACATCCTGTTACAAGTGTAAAAGTTATTGATCAAATGCACAAATCGCATGTAATTCAAGGCATAGATGTTGTTCCAGATGGAACAAAAGCATTGCCAGAAACGTCAATGAGAATTGAGGCAATTGGTAAACACCATCAAGCCCACTATGACGAGAGAGGAGTAGTACTCTCTTTCAAGAACAAAAGTAAAAATGAAAAGGCTCCGAAAATCTTAGAAACGTTGATTAAAGTGAATGACAGTGAATTAATTAGCCACATTAATCAATCAACGGTACTAAGTATAGAGAATGGTTTTCTACAGTATGGGAGAAATGTTATTGAGTATTACTCAAAAGACATTTTCAATAATATTGAAAAACCAAAGAAAAGATACATCTTTGTGGAGCCAATGACCCAAGAGTTTATTACTACTTTAGAGCTTCATCCGGATTATGGAATAAAGCTCAGCTTATCTTCAAAGTATGTCGGTATTAAGTATGATTTTGAGTACCACTTTAGTAATGAAGATGAAATTTTTACGTATAGAGGTCCGATAAAGGTCCCTAGTGGTTGCAAACAAGTTTTTATTAGAGCAAAAAATGATTTTGTTAATGATAGCGCATGGTCATCTGTAGACTTGGAGCTAAACGAATTGATGGAAGCGGTCTGGGATGAAGCGGGTTATAACGAAGGTATCGCAGGAATATTATCAAGGTTACCTCAACCTGAGAGTAATGCGCTAAAAGTACTAATTGGAAAAGTTGAAAAAGGAAAAAATGACGAAATTCCAAAGTTAGGTAAAGCAGTTGAAGTTCATTATCCCAAAGTCACTTATATAATCACACTAATGCCTAATCTTGAAGTATATTTGGATTATCATACACAAATCATACGAAGAGACCAAGATTCAACAACTTTGAGTTTTATTATTTACGATAGTGATGATAACGTGGTGAAGGATTTAAAACCTTCTGTCAAATATACTCTTCTCCCAGCAATAAACCCTCTAAACGAGGTTTTCTATCCTGCCGTTACTAGCAATAAAAAGGGCGTTTATTCTTTTACAGTTCCAATTAAAGATATTTCTAATGAAGTGAATAAAATCAAATTCGATTTTAGAGATGTACATTATAGAAAAAAACCCCTTAAATCACACGTATTTAGATTACAGTAGAAAGGTGGACCGCTGATGCAAATGACGTTTTTGATACTATATGCTATTGGCGGTCTTGCCTTTTTGGGCTCCATGCTTGTTGCAACACATTCCAATAAAGGTGTATGGTTAAATCGACACTTTGGAATGCCATTGTTAAAAAGGAAAGTGGAATTAATTATATTCGGCGAAGTAACGTGGTTTTTGCTTTGGTTGATAGGAGCTTTAATTAGTAAGTCGCAACTCGTGCTGTTACTTGGAGTGCTTCCCATTGTTATTGGCTTGAGTACGTTAATTTCATATTTGTACTTTATTGTTAAAAAGAAAATTGGCGAAAAAAATAATTTCGATATCGCGAATAAAATTGTAATACCTGTTGTAAAAAAGTGGGCGGAAATTTTACCTGATGGAACTGTTATAGAAAATGTTTACTGCTACGTAAAATCCCACAATAATCAATTAGATGGAAGAATTACGATCGAGATAAATTATACTCTGGATCAGCAAATTGGGTGGGATCAATATGTGAAGATTCTTCAGAAGGAGTTAAGACAACCAGTACTGATTGAAGTAAGGTCTGGAGGAAAACGATTATATCCCAATTGGGGTTAGGGCTATCCGAAAAGTGGTATTTCAGCCCACTAACTAAAAAAAGCAAAACCCAAGAATGCCGTTAAATCAACATTCTTGGGTTTTTAATTTCGATGCAATTTACTCGAAAATGGACTTTTTAGACAGCCCCTTTATTTGCAAGTAGTTAGAATATAATTCAGCCAAAAGTATTCAGAGGGGAACTGCATGAGAAGGTAACTGTAAATAGCCATAGACCAGATTCAATACATCGAAATCATCTATCTTGGCAGCAATATCCAGACAACGAAGGGCACCTTGCATCCTCTTGTGACTGCAGGCGACCGGCTAAAAGCGTACTGACTTACAAGGCGGGTTCCGCGTGTCTTATATTCGACAACATACTTTCTATGCATCCAGTGGTGATCCGCCATGCTGTTTGATATCATATTCAAATTTTTGCGGGGGAGCGGGAACTATTCCGCCGGACACAGTAGGATGCCAACCGTTGACGAGTTATGCATTAAAACGGGGCGCAGTCGCGGTGCCATCATAGTTGTGCTTGAAGTTCTGAACCGTGAAGAATACCATCGAGTGGGATCGCATGCAACCTGATCAAATCGTCATACTGGAAGCATGGGAAAGGGATTGTGTGAGATTGCCTCAATGATAGAAAATCCGTTTTCTATTAAATTTGTACTGCTTGAGCCACGAGCTTTGTACCTACAGATGAAAGAGGACGAAAAGTTGGTAAGCAGGTCTGAATTGGAACACGATTTTTTTCAGTACATCTTTCGTAACTCAGCACAGGAGGACTTGCTGTGATAGTGACCTGATAGCAGCCGGTAAAAGCACGCAGCATGTGGGGAACGGCATGGACAGAATAAATAGCTAAAAATAATTGGGAAAAAATGATAAATGCAACATGGAAAAGTTAAAAACATTGGTCATTTACTGCTATGCTTTTTGCGAGTAAAATGAAGGTGGGTGCAGGCAAAAGGGAGAATGATTCGTGAAGAAAACCTGCTTAGCGATCATACTATCTGTATCCATCACGTGGTTATGGCCATGGGTTGTTTTTATCGTCACAAATGAATTTGTATTACTGAACTTAGCTGTAGTGGTTATTTACTTTATTTTTTTAGTATAAGAAGGATAAAGTAACCGGGGAGCACCTTTTCAATTAACTAAAAACAATATCTGCCGAGCACCCTTTAAGGGGGTTCCCTAGGCGGATATTATATAAAAATATGTAGTAATACAATAGGCGAACCCGTCTCCGCATTAAGCAGAGGCGGTTTTTTCGCTTTCTTTGGCTGCCATTCTTGCTTGGGCACGGGCCTTGCTTTGTGTGCAGCTTCTTCATCAGCAGCGGCCTGTGCTTCTTCCGATTTCGCAGTGTACCAAACGTTATCCAGCGCAGCAAAATGTGCGCCCTTTGATTGGATGTTGTCTCGTACTTCCTTCCAAGGTCGACCGTAGCGTTCAGCGCTTTTCAGCCAAAAGTAAGTTCTGTCTTTGACCACCTGCACAGCTCATACCCGATACCTGGGCAACCGTGACCACAGCGGCTAAAGATTTGATTCTGGGGTTGTCACACGCCGAAGTAAGTGGGGTAAAAAAACAAGCACCCGTTAGGTGCTGAAATAACTAAGGAACTAAATTGTGTAATATCATCTGTAATCAAGAAATTATCGCCAGATTGTATTACACTTTGACCTTCTTTAGCTAGTTTGTAAGCAACTTCTTTTAAGGTCAATCCATTTGGAAGAATAATTTCAATGAAACCGTTATATTTCATGTTGACATCTAAGGATGCAGGATTGTTGCTTACTGAGTGACCAGCTGCACGTCGCAAAAGTTCTGTTACCTGACAACCAAGGTCTTTTAAGAGAACATCATGGATTTCGTTCACGAGTTGTTCTGGGGGATGAATTGTTATTCTACCATTGGATGAAGGGAATAATCTGATACTTATTTCCAGCGCGGGGGTGTAGGGAACAGGGACCACATTTGAGTAAGTATGCCATTCAGCTCCTCCATCCCTGCTTCGTCTGCCTCTTATTCGAATACTCCAATCCTGCCCCGGTAAAGTCTTTATAACATAGTACAATTATGGAAACCTCCATGAGTAAGAGGATAGAAGATCTAACGAACGGATTTTCCTGTTGGTTACTGAACGAAAAATTCCGGTAAGTGAGATGATTCCATGAGCTGTTACGGGCTACTTTTTATGAAGTATGAAATTAGGGGAAGTTCCTACTGGTTTATTTTGACATAGTATGCGAAGATACCCGAATAGATAGAATTAAGAAGGAGCGAAAGCAAAATGGACAATACGGTTTCTATTAAACTTCAGAGTATTGAAGGGAAAAATCCTCCTATATGGGCAATAGGGAAACAAAACATTCGTTTTTGGTACTATGAAAATGAACATGGGGAGCAGTGGGTAGCTAAACTTGATAAAGAAACTCTAAAAGTTTCAGGTTTAGATATAGGATGGAAAGAGATTGAACTCACACTAGAGCAGGTGGAAGCTGAGAGAGAGCGCATTACCGAAAGATTACTACTGCTTTCTATCTCTAAAATTCCTAATGTTGGGGAAACATTTGCACGTTCTTACATGGAGACAGCTACAACTCGTCAAACCTCTGTTCAAAAACTTCCTCTTTCTGAATGGATTCTTAATAACGGAGAAATGCTTTGGATTGCCTCAGTTTTAACTGCCGCTATTCCATATATGAAATGGGAGAAAGAAAAAAATTAGTTTCAGATTGTTAGCACCTACGTGGTGTATTTTTTTTATTTAATAACTTAAACTAGCAGGTGAGAAGGAATGGATCACAACTTCCTATCAGACAAACAGATTTCAGAGATCGAGGAAAGGTACAAGAGTCTGCAGCAGCTCATGATGATGGATGTAGATGCGCTGATTAAAGAGGTACGTGCATATCGGGAGCTACTGAAGAATACGGAGAAAGAAAAGCTTAAATCAATGGGGACAGCACGATTGGATCAACTACGATTGGATCAACTACGAGTGGATGAAGAGATGCTGAAGGATTATCATGATGTTCTAACTCCTAAGGATATTCAAAAGATACTTGGGATTAGCGTCAATCACGCTTACGAATTAGTAAACTCTGGTCAATTTCATGTGGTTCGGATTGGACGATTATTCAGAATATCAAAAACGGTTTTTCTCCGCTGGTTAAAGGGACAATGACGGCTAGAAAAGTGGTGCCGAATCTGGTGCCGAAACGTAAAAATGGGCACCAATAAGAGCTAATGCCTAATAAACATATCAACCAACAGAATGCTGTAATATCAAGGTTTATTCAACTTCAACAAAACATAACAAAACTGGTCTGGCGTCTTGACAGGGTGGGGGTCGCTGGTTCGAACCCAGTCCGGATCACCATATATCGAATGATGAAACCCTTGATAATCAAGGGTTTTTCTTATGTCCTCATCCATCCACCCTGACAACATAATCCCTCTACATTGTCGCTTGACAACATTTTGACAACCTTTATTCAACTAAATTCATTTTGAGCGTTTCTGTTTCATCATTTTCTCGAAGTTGTCAGCAGCATCTTTTTGCATATCCGGCATGACATGGCTGTATACATCCATTGTAATTCAAACCCGGCTATGCCCAAGACGTTCAGATACAACTTTAGGATGCTCGCCCATCTGTAATAACATAGTGGCGTGAGTGTGACGTAGATCGTGAAAACGAATGACTGGGAGGCCGATTTTCTTCGTGATTCGTTCGTAGTGTCTCAGTAGGTTGCGAGGGTCTTGTGGTCAGCCGTCATCGTAGCAGACAACTAGATCATTATCCTCATAGCCCTCGCCAAACTGGAGCCGTAATTTGTTTTGCTTTGCCTTATGTAGTTTCAATTCATGCAATATAAACTGAGGGATCGCAATTCGGCGTTTTGCACTTTTGGTCTTTGGTTCTTGAAAGATGATGCCTTGATTAGAAGGCCGATAGAGAGTTTGCTGAATGCTAATTTTAGCATGTTCAAAGTTAATGTCTTTCCAACGCAAGCCGAGGAGCTCTCCACGCCTCATGCCAGTATAGATAGCCAGAACGAACGCAATGTAATACTTGTCTTTCTCAGCATAAGATAAGAACTCATTTGCTTGCTCAGGCGTCCAGGTGATGATTTCCTTTTGTGTGAGTCGACGTTATCCATGATGTTTTTAGGAATGAGCTGCCACTTTACTGCTTGGTTCAGGGCCTTTTTTAATACATCATGGATGTATTTGATCAAGCAGTACAGGTCCTTGGCGGCAAAGATGGACAAGCTTACCAAGACAGTAGCTTGCGAGGAAAAGTATTTTCGTCAATTTGGCGGGATTTCAAGGGATACTTCAGCGTTGACTCATATCGAAATACTCGAGTGCTTGATCTGGAAAGGCGAAGGAATACATCAATGATTGGCGACCACAGGGAAAACTCCTTCGAGAAATTGAAGATGTCAATAGACAGTTGGCGTTTTCGTAGGGGAGGAAGATACCATGAAATGTGCATT
The window above is part of the Brevibacillus antibioticus genome. Proteins encoded here:
- a CDS encoding lipase/acyltransferase domain-containing protein encodes the protein MIPLKRIVFIPGIMGSSLFEGNIERWFRVKNKHLERLVMVKGKSKNPITPGLPIEYGVNMVGTLFSKNIIYAPIIDMLKNLEGSTVSAHLFGYDWRLNLWDVCPELHDFISLFDPNDEIIIIAHSMGGLLTHTYCQWASGRGVLPRIKQVITLGTPWKGSPDAFSCLMYGMDEGFFFPDKEVIRDIGRTFPSLYQLLPSRDYCLNGSFVSVGGRELTWKDYMDYIKTLQGCDVFDFDLINLNLHNSLKKPWPIGVEHHNIIGYNHGSVGTLTIIGPGEDLMTPTDGDGTVPILAAKPYNEDTSNIVYAHASHQGLTHHRAVLEWIQKLIGTGKASHVDGILGRYTPREDWVVQRIACPVEVFVEGEEETLNSSSQEITRHTIGEVTYLIHNDPHPKDIKVLVEPFDTGRTEIETLQFIQSKVELVNKFPSIKADPTQSTLVELTFNDKHPVTSVKVIDQMHKSHVIQGIDVVPDGTKALPETSMRIEAIGKHHQAHYDERGVVLSFKNKSKNEKAPKILETLIKVNDSELISHINQSTVLSIENGFLQYGRNVIEYYSKDIFNNIEKPKKRYIFVEPMTQEFITTLELHPDYGIKLSLSSKYVGIKYDFEYHFSNEDEIFTYRGPIKVPSGCKQVFIRAKNDFVNDSAWSSVDLELNELMEAVWDEAGYNEGIAGILSRLPQPESNALKVLIGKVEKGKNDEIPKLGKAVEVHYPKVTYIITLMPNLEVYLDYHTQIIRRDQDSTTLSFIIYDSDDNVVKDLKPSVKYTLLPAINPLNEVFYPAVTSNKKGVYSFTVPIKDISNEVNKIKFDFRDVHYRKKPLKSHVFRLQ
- a CDS encoding ORF6C domain-containing protein, translating into MDVFDQAVQVLGGKDGQAYQDSSLRGKVFSSIWRDFKGYFSVDSYRNTRVLDLERRRNTSMIGDHRENSFEKLKMSIDSWRFRRGGRYHEMCIL
- a CDS encoding helix-turn-helix domain-containing protein: MDHNFLSDKQISEIEERYKSLQQLMMMDVDALIKEVRAYRELLKNTEKEKLKSMGTARLDQLRLDQLRVDEEMLKDYHDVLTPKDIQKILGISVNHAYELVNSGQFHVVRIGRLFRISKTVFLRWLKGQ